Proteins found in one Tsukamurella paurometabola DSM 20162 genomic segment:
- the truA gene encoding tRNA pseudouridine(38-40) synthase TruA has protein sequence MTRYRLDIAYDGTDFSGWARQPERRTVCGVVEEAIGTVLRTPVQLTVAGRTDAGVHATGQVAHVDTDLALPEGLVRRLARMLPQDVRVTAIAEAPAEFDARFSALRRHYEYRLTDAPYGANPLRARDTAPWRRPVDVERMQAASDALLGLHDFAAFCRRREGATTVRELQRFAWRRDADGVCTAEVSADAFCWSMVRSLVGAVAAVGEGRRSVEWVAGLLDERERSSAINVAAACGLTLVRVDYPADDELAERNRITREKREVDGAAGGCCGD, from the coding sequence ATGACTCGCTATCGCCTCGACATCGCCTACGACGGAACTGACTTCAGTGGTTGGGCCCGCCAGCCGGAGCGGCGCACCGTGTGCGGTGTGGTGGAGGAGGCCATCGGCACCGTTCTGCGCACACCCGTGCAGCTCACCGTGGCCGGCCGGACCGATGCGGGCGTGCACGCCACCGGGCAGGTCGCGCATGTCGACACCGATCTGGCCCTGCCCGAGGGCCTGGTGCGCCGGCTCGCGCGGATGCTGCCGCAGGATGTGCGGGTCACCGCGATCGCCGAGGCACCCGCCGAGTTCGATGCGCGCTTCTCGGCGCTGCGCCGGCACTACGAGTACCGGCTCACCGACGCTCCGTACGGCGCGAATCCGTTGCGTGCCCGGGACACCGCGCCGTGGCGGCGGCCGGTCGACGTGGAGCGGATGCAGGCGGCGAGCGATGCCCTGCTGGGCCTGCACGATTTCGCCGCGTTCTGCCGGCGCCGGGAGGGTGCGACCACGGTGCGGGAGCTACAGCGCTTCGCCTGGCGCCGGGACGCCGACGGGGTGTGCACCGCCGAGGTCTCGGCCGATGCCTTCTGCTGGTCGATGGTGCGGTCCCTGGTGGGCGCCGTCGCGGCCGTGGGGGAGGGGCGACGTTCCGTGGAATGGGTGGCGGGGCTGCTCGACGAGCGCGAGCGTTCCAGCGCGATCAACGTGGCCGCGGCGTGCGGGCTCACCTTGGTCCGGGTCGACTACCCCGCCGACGATGAACTCGCCGAGCGGAATCGGATCACCCGCGAGAAACGCGAGGTCGACGGCGCCGCGGGCGGCTGCTGCGGAGATTAG
- a CDS encoding YbaB/EbfC family nucleoid-associated protein, which produces MSAEMDRIEARVVHQLGVMRTASEDLDEVRVTVSSPDGSVRVELDGVCALVGLTLTPAALRLDGAVLGRRIVDTCAVAAREVAARRGAVMERFHTDFAEPGSESPVRASNF; this is translated from the coding sequence ATGAGCGCGGAGATGGATCGCATCGAGGCCCGCGTCGTCCACCAGCTGGGTGTCATGCGCACGGCCAGTGAGGATCTCGACGAGGTCCGGGTCACGGTGTCCAGCCCTGACGGCTCGGTCCGGGTGGAGCTCGACGGCGTGTGCGCCCTGGTCGGGCTCACGCTGACGCCGGCGGCGCTCCGGCTCGACGGTGCCGTACTCGGCCGCCGGATCGTCGACACGTGTGCCGTCGCGGCGCGCGAGGTGGCGGCCCGGCGGGGTGCCGTGATGGAACGTTTTCACACCGATTTCGCCGAACCGGGATCCGAATCGCCCGTCCGTGCGTCCAACTTCTAG
- a CDS encoding PPE domain-containing protein has translation MQSDPQPPGFTGVDWYSRPTERLAAELTGGAGAGPLSTAAQETARLASAYGAAAVALDKLLVKLDASLDAGGVTDARARSGTEAAAAAADKQRRRTGPLPEYARWLARHAADLAEYAAKLAGQAAAYETAARAMPSVADAERMRTDRETAQAAAAAGGADPAVAALAGAAADSERVEQQAHGTAAAVMVGFEKAAVPLSKAWRFTDAPKLKTADKAREKGKSKAGSGTGGAGGGGVGVPPTPLGGYAATTPHREQGGTATRPVAASSTGNTGRGFPMMPAGMLGAGAAAGAATRSSVHPSGAVPSHSDDDLPEAFVVHTAPGVLGDQGDEMVEEAL, from the coding sequence ATGCAGTCCGACCCGCAGCCGCCGGGCTTCACCGGCGTCGACTGGTATTCGCGCCCCACGGAGCGGCTCGCCGCCGAGCTGACGGGCGGAGCCGGAGCGGGTCCGCTGTCCACGGCGGCCCAGGAGACCGCACGCCTGGCCTCCGCCTACGGGGCCGCGGCCGTCGCGCTGGACAAGCTCCTGGTCAAACTGGACGCCTCGCTCGATGCCGGAGGCGTGACGGATGCTCGCGCGCGGAGCGGAACGGAGGCCGCTGCGGCCGCCGCCGACAAACAGCGCCGCCGCACCGGGCCGTTGCCCGAATACGCACGGTGGCTCGCCCGGCACGCGGCAGACCTCGCCGAATACGCGGCGAAGCTCGCCGGGCAGGCGGCGGCCTACGAGACCGCGGCCCGCGCGATGCCCTCGGTCGCCGATGCGGAACGCATGCGGACCGACCGGGAGACCGCGCAGGCCGCTGCTGCGGCGGGCGGCGCAGATCCTGCCGTGGCCGCACTCGCCGGTGCCGCAGCGGATTCGGAGCGGGTCGAGCAGCAGGCGCACGGTACGGCGGCTGCGGTGATGGTCGGATTCGAGAAGGCGGCCGTGCCGCTGAGCAAGGCCTGGCGGTTCACCGATGCTCCGAAGCTCAAGACCGCGGACAAGGCGCGGGAGAAGGGCAAGAGCAAGGCGGGGTCGGGAACCGGTGGTGCCGGCGGCGGAGGAGTGGGTGTTCCGCCCACGCCGCTCGGCGGGTACGCCGCGACCACACCACACCGCGAGCAGGGCGGTACTGCGACGCGGCCCGTCGCGGCGTCATCGACCGGGAACACCGGCCGCGGCTTCCCGATGATGCCGGCCGGCATGCTCGGCGCCGGTGCGGCGGCGGGAGCCGCGACCAGATCGTCGGTGCATCCGTCGGGAGCAGTGCCCTCGCACTCGGACGACGACCTGCCCGAGGCGTTCGTGGTGCACACGGCTCCCGGCGTGCTCGGCGACCAGGGCGATGAGATGGTCGAGGAGGCACTGTGA
- a CDS encoding type VII secretion protein EccE — MEQTFSSRTTGVAHSVPSTAPAALTAPPRWERRRWPAAGAVLFAEGSAAAVGLGAAAAGAPHWAAATAALAVGGASLTRRHGVSAAEWVAQRLHRPPKVVHATGAAPYPGGGDIGVRHENGLLTAVLAPVPGAARVIALRGRDDPAVPLDVLSRALRHADTPAARIDVVFAGGRAPSNPVGPRQRYQALLGPIARWALSDLRIAVSIDPSDCAAAIARRRGDESAVVALAARRIADALAAEGIATIPVGAAQLSTLVVTEPAGAVHADPDALAAGDLDHLLIRADPYATAGITLRRSDDRGDRRSSGVRVAAWLHPAATIGSAERTGNSEVTGATAALRALHVPLAGCGQLLGADTFGGPVAARLHGAGVRTVWASVADDPARQLVERAVATGARVLIVTGRPAMWAPLVKWANAPEALWISGWRYPAAPQFSALGPADYTVTVLDGTAAGLTPGSMEPTGTVWRMETLGISPVMEADVVLSQPQPGMLTVRTDGGAATVRLVA, encoded by the coding sequence ATGGAACAGACTTTCTCGTCACGGACCACCGGCGTCGCGCATTCGGTGCCGAGTACCGCACCCGCAGCGCTCACGGCACCCCCACGGTGGGAACGCCGGAGATGGCCTGCCGCGGGTGCGGTCCTGTTCGCGGAGGGCTCGGCGGCAGCCGTCGGCCTCGGCGCGGCGGCGGCGGGCGCACCGCACTGGGCGGCAGCGACCGCCGCCCTGGCGGTCGGCGGTGCCAGCCTCACCCGGCGCCACGGTGTCTCCGCTGCCGAGTGGGTGGCGCAGCGTCTGCACCGCCCGCCGAAGGTCGTCCACGCCACCGGCGCCGCACCCTATCCCGGCGGCGGTGACATCGGCGTTCGCCATGAGAACGGTCTGCTCACTGCGGTTCTCGCGCCGGTACCCGGCGCCGCGCGAGTGATAGCACTGCGTGGTCGTGATGACCCGGCAGTACCACTCGATGTGCTCTCGCGTGCCCTCCGGCATGCCGACACCCCCGCCGCCAGGATCGACGTCGTGTTCGCCGGCGGCCGGGCACCGTCGAACCCGGTCGGACCACGGCAGCGCTACCAGGCGCTGCTCGGCCCGATCGCCCGGTGGGCGCTCAGCGACCTGCGGATCGCCGTCTCCATCGACCCGTCCGACTGTGCAGCGGCGATCGCGCGCCGGCGAGGCGACGAGAGCGCCGTGGTCGCCCTCGCCGCTCGCCGGATCGCGGATGCACTGGCGGCAGAGGGAATCGCGACCATCCCCGTGGGGGCCGCGCAGCTGTCCACACTCGTGGTCACAGAGCCCGCCGGTGCAGTGCACGCCGACCCGGATGCGCTCGCCGCGGGTGATCTCGACCATCTGCTGATCCGTGCCGACCCGTACGCGACGGCGGGTATCACTCTGCGCCGCAGCGACGACCGCGGGGACCGCCGGTCGTCGGGCGTCCGGGTCGCGGCATGGTTGCACCCCGCCGCCACCATCGGCTCCGCCGAGCGGACCGGCAACAGCGAGGTCACCGGCGCTACGGCTGCCCTACGCGCGCTCCACGTTCCGTTGGCGGGATGCGGCCAGCTGCTCGGCGCCGACACCTTCGGCGGTCCGGTCGCCGCTCGGCTGCACGGGGCCGGCGTGCGCACGGTCTGGGCCTCGGTTGCCGACGATCCCGCGCGGCAGCTCGTCGAGCGAGCCGTCGCGACCGGGGCGCGCGTGCTGATCGTCACCGGCCGGCCCGCGATGTGGGCACCCCTGGTGAAATGGGCCAATGCCCCAGAGGCACTGTGGATCTCGGGCTGGCGGTATCCGGCCGCCCCGCAATTCTCCGCACTCGGACCGGCCGACTACACGGTCACGGTGTTGGACGGGACGGCAGCGGGCCTGACACCGGGTTCGATGGAGCCCACCGGCACGGTATGGCGGATGGAGACGCTCGGCATCTCCCCCGTGATGGAGGCCGACGTGGTGCTCAGCCAGCCGCAGCCGGGCATGCTCACGGTACGCACCGACGGCGGCGCGGCGACGGTCCGCCTGGTGGCCTGA
- a CDS encoding DedA family protein yields MNPFDVTGFLGSAGLIGLIVLIFVETGLLVGFIFPGDSILFTAGIFAAQPQPFAQLWQLLVFLPLAAIVGDQCGYAIGRYAGPKVMRGRVMNFIGQGPVDKTYEFFDKYGPFTVLFARFIGIVRTLVPVLAGFSKMDHRKFTLFSVLGSLLWCDGIVLLGYFLGGIPLLRDNLEVLFIGSAITIIVPIAITVITRRRARRREEAAREVAETAPADR; encoded by the coding sequence GTGAACCCCTTCGATGTCACCGGCTTCCTCGGGTCCGCGGGCCTGATCGGCTTGATCGTGCTGATCTTCGTCGAGACCGGTCTGTTGGTGGGCTTCATCTTCCCGGGCGACTCGATCCTGTTCACCGCGGGCATCTTCGCCGCGCAGCCGCAGCCCTTCGCTCAGCTGTGGCAACTGCTGGTGTTCCTGCCGCTCGCCGCGATCGTCGGCGACCAATGCGGATACGCGATCGGCCGATATGCGGGGCCGAAGGTGATGCGCGGCCGGGTGATGAACTTCATCGGCCAGGGACCCGTCGATAAGACGTACGAGTTCTTCGACAAGTACGGGCCGTTCACGGTGCTGTTCGCCCGGTTCATCGGCATCGTGCGCACCCTGGTGCCGGTGCTGGCCGGGTTCTCGAAGATGGACCACCGCAAGTTCACCCTGTTCTCGGTGCTCGGCTCGCTGCTGTGGTGCGACGGGATCGTGCTCCTGGGCTATTTCCTGGGCGGTATCCCGCTGTTGCGCGACAACCTCGAAGTGCTGTTCATCGGCTCCGCGATCACCATCATCGTGCCGATCGCGATCACCGTGATCACCCGCCGCCGGGCCCGCCGCCGCGAGGAAGCGGCACGGGAAGTCGCGGAAACCGCCCCCGCCGACCGATAG
- the eccB gene encoding type VII secretion protein EccB yields the protein MRRQLTTRAQVSGYRFVVRRMDHALLRRDPRMISDPMSSQSRSLIVGLILALVVTGGCGLLALIRPQGAVGNSKIVLAKESGALYVRSDDVLHPVTGLASARLVVGEAASPAQVKDKRLQSYRRGPEVGIIGAPAQILGPSAAWKEGATPWLLCDRTTPAPVDKPAERDRLDTLVTSVASGDADDGALLVSREGKYHLLFGGVRAAVSVDDPVIRRVAGLDGASARSVSAALLNAFAETDPLAVPQIAGRGQPSAVIAGSAVGDVVKVADADRERLYVVLADGVQPVGRWAADLIRAGDARATSIETVPAAVVAAAKTVRSVPVRDLPDQRPKIRGLKDAPVACVAAGADGKGGGTVELRTFRALPTPGAPVTLAAADGAGDDLDLAYVPPGTGEYVLAAQPGGDRRDGLFYVSDSGVRYGIPNAEVAQMLGLMHQARPVAWSVLGALPEGPDLDPKSAAMTRDGTPITISR from the coding sequence ATGCGACGTCAATTGACCACCCGTGCGCAGGTCAGCGGGTACCGCTTCGTGGTGCGCAGGATGGATCACGCACTATTGCGTCGCGATCCTCGGATGATCTCCGATCCGATGTCCTCGCAATCGCGCTCACTGATCGTCGGGCTGATCCTGGCCCTGGTAGTGACAGGCGGCTGCGGGTTGCTGGCACTGATCCGGCCACAGGGAGCGGTCGGCAACTCGAAGATCGTGCTCGCGAAGGAGTCCGGGGCCCTGTACGTACGGTCCGACGATGTGTTGCATCCGGTCACCGGACTCGCCTCCGCGCGGCTGGTGGTCGGTGAGGCGGCTTCGCCCGCCCAGGTCAAGGACAAGCGCCTGCAGAGCTATCGTCGCGGCCCCGAGGTGGGCATCATCGGTGCGCCGGCGCAGATTCTCGGACCGAGCGCGGCGTGGAAGGAGGGCGCGACCCCGTGGCTGTTGTGCGACCGGACCACGCCGGCACCGGTCGACAAGCCGGCGGAGCGCGACCGTCTGGACACGCTGGTGACATCGGTCGCCTCGGGGGACGCCGACGACGGCGCGCTGTTGGTGAGTCGGGAGGGGAAGTATCACCTGCTGTTCGGGGGCGTCCGTGCCGCGGTGAGCGTCGACGATCCCGTGATCCGCAGGGTCGCCGGCCTCGACGGTGCAAGCGCCCGATCGGTGAGTGCCGCACTGCTCAACGCCTTCGCCGAGACCGACCCGCTCGCCGTGCCCCAGATCGCCGGCCGGGGGCAGCCTTCCGCCGTGATCGCCGGGAGCGCCGTCGGCGATGTGGTCAAGGTGGCCGACGCCGACCGGGAACGGCTCTACGTGGTGCTGGCCGACGGGGTACAGCCGGTGGGACGGTGGGCGGCCGATCTGATTCGTGCCGGAGACGCCCGGGCCACGTCGATCGAGACCGTACCCGCGGCCGTGGTCGCCGCCGCGAAGACGGTGCGCAGCGTACCGGTGCGCGATCTGCCCGACCAGCGGCCGAAGATCCGTGGTCTCAAGGATGCCCCGGTGGCCTGCGTAGCCGCGGGCGCCGATGGAAAAGGCGGTGGCACAGTAGAACTTCGTACTTTCCGGGCGCTACCCACGCCCGGTGCTCCGGTCACGCTGGCGGCGGCCGATGGTGCCGGTGACGACCTCGACCTCGCCTATGTGCCGCCGGGTACCGGCGAATACGTGCTGGCGGCGCAGCCGGGTGGCGATCGTCGCGACGGCCTGTTCTACGTCTCCGATTCCGGTGTCCGATACGGTATTCCGAATGCCGAGGTGGCACAGATGCTGGGACTCATGCACCAGGCCAGACCGGTCGCCTGGTCCGTACTCGGTGCCCTGCCGGAGGGGCCTGACCTGGATCCGAAGTCGGCCGCGATGACTCGCGACGGAACGCCGATCACCATCAGTCGCTGA
- a CDS encoding WXG100 family type VII secretion target, whose translation MGTSAELAEMKAGADSLEELGAQMNSVLAQLRSDVEMTRSAWVGTAQIAFNTVMTRWDENTMKLNTAINDISSMLAGNTVSYNTTEAESEQDLNSIGATLSL comes from the coding sequence ATGGGGACATCAGCCGAACTGGCCGAGATGAAGGCCGGCGCCGATTCGCTCGAGGAGCTCGGTGCGCAGATGAACAGCGTTCTCGCTCAGCTGCGCTCCGACGTGGAGATGACGCGCAGCGCCTGGGTGGGAACGGCGCAGATCGCGTTCAACACCGTGATGACGCGGTGGGACGAGAACACCATGAAGCTCAACACCGCGATCAACGACATCAGCTCGATGCTCGCCGGAAACACCGTGAGCTACAACACCACCGAAGCCGAGAGCGAGCAGGACTTGAACTCGATCGGCGCGACGCTGTCGCTCTGA
- a CDS encoding DNA-directed RNA polymerase subunit alpha, translated as MLISQRPTLSEEVISDARSKFVIEPLEPGFGYTLGNSLRRTLLSSIPGAAVTSIRIDGVLHEFTTVPGVKEDVTDIILNLKGLVVSSEDDEPVTMYVRKQGPGAVTAGDIVPPASVTVHNPDLHIATLNDKGKLEIELVVERGRGYVPAVQNKASGAEIGRIPVDSIYSPVLKVTYKVEATRVEQRTDFDRLILDVETKNSMTARDALASAGKTLVELFGLARELNVEAEGIEIGPSPAEADHIAAFSLPIEDLDLTVRSYNCLKREGVHTVGELVARTESDLLDIRNFGQKSIDEVKVKLHALGLALKDSPASFDPSQVDGYDPATGTWSDEPSFSGDADGDQDYAETEQL; from the coding sequence ATGCTCATCTCGCAGCGACCCACGCTCAGCGAAGAGGTCATCTCCGACGCGCGCTCGAAGTTCGTCATCGAGCCGCTGGAGCCGGGCTTCGGCTACACGCTGGGCAACTCGCTCCGCCGTACGCTGCTGTCGTCCATCCCGGGCGCAGCCGTGACCAGCATCCGCATCGACGGCGTGCTGCACGAGTTCACCACGGTTCCGGGCGTGAAGGAGGATGTCACCGACATCATCCTGAACCTCAAGGGCCTGGTCGTCTCGTCGGAGGATGACGAGCCGGTCACCATGTACGTGCGCAAGCAGGGTCCGGGCGCCGTCACCGCGGGCGACATCGTTCCCCCGGCGTCGGTCACCGTGCACAACCCCGATCTGCACATCGCCACCTTGAACGACAAGGGCAAGCTCGAGATCGAGCTCGTCGTCGAGCGGGGCCGCGGCTACGTGCCGGCCGTGCAGAACAAGGCGTCGGGCGCCGAGATCGGCCGTATCCCGGTCGACTCGATCTACTCGCCCGTGCTCAAGGTGACCTACAAGGTGGAGGCCACCCGTGTCGAGCAGCGCACCGACTTCGATCGCCTGATCCTCGACGTCGAGACCAAGAACTCGATGACCGCGCGGGACGCGCTGGCTTCGGCCGGTAAGACCCTGGTGGAGCTGTTCGGCCTCGCTCGCGAGCTGAACGTCGAGGCCGAGGGCATCGAGATCGGACCGTCGCCGGCCGAGGCCGACCACATCGCGGCGTTCTCGCTGCCGATCGAGGACCTCGACCTCACGGTGCGTTCGTACAACTGCCTCAAGCGCGAGGGTGTGCACACCGTGGGCGAGCTGGTGGCCCGCACCGAGTCCGACCTTCTCGACATCCGCAACTTCGGTCAGAAGTCGATCGACGAGGTCAAGGTCAAGCTGCACGCGCTGGGTCTGGCCCTCAAGGACAGCCCCGCGTCGTTCGATCCGTCGCAGGTCGACGGGTACGACCCGGCCACCGGTACCTGGAGCGACGAGCCGTCGTTCTCGGGCGACGCCGATGGCGATCAGGACTACGCCGAGACCGAGCAGCTCTGA
- a CDS encoding WXG100 family type VII secretion target, producing the protein MSGDFIKYNYDEIRSGLDDINRKYGLLTQQGDSIRQVQNKFDNAWQDEQSATAYQAVQAKWNDSFEEINRLLNSVSMAASNAVDNMQATNQKAANGWQSA; encoded by the coding sequence ATGTCCGGTGACTTCATCAAGTACAACTACGACGAGATCCGCAGCGGTCTCGACGACATCAACCGCAAGTACGGCCTACTCACCCAGCAGGGCGATTCGATTCGTCAGGTGCAGAACAAGTTCGACAACGCCTGGCAGGACGAGCAGTCCGCTACCGCGTACCAGGCGGTGCAGGCGAAATGGAACGACAGCTTCGAAGAGATCAATCGTTTGCTCAACAGCGTGAGCATGGCGGCGAGTAACGCGGTCGACAACATGCAGGCCACGAACCAGAAGGCGGCCAACGGCTGGCAGTCGGCCTAG
- a CDS encoding ESX secretion-associated protein EspG — translation MTVHAVSALRARFGTEIPPVLWSPPDPRVGSESSATPPDIELSDDELAALHVLVLPEVRIEGRATGELGAKLCLARAREITARVVRRAGTASVDLPYCDGSATQLARLVEPLLGAAPAADPVVAASFAAGPGHTALTCGGDAAEIASELRRIGVESESARLIGRAFATCVRACEFTLHVGERRLPVTVAVIDGAPGRIVALSANDGPGGDGWIAIAEGTAHRIGKALRRACEELPGGGWMP, via the coding sequence GTGACGGTGCATGCGGTATCCGCGCTCCGGGCCCGGTTCGGTACGGAGATCCCACCGGTGCTGTGGTCCCCACCGGATCCGAGAGTCGGATCAGAATCGTCCGCAACGCCTCCCGACATCGAGCTCTCCGATGACGAACTCGCCGCGTTGCACGTGCTCGTGCTGCCCGAGGTGCGGATCGAGGGGCGGGCCACCGGCGAACTGGGCGCCAAACTGTGTCTGGCACGGGCGCGCGAGATCACAGCGCGGGTGGTGCGCCGGGCGGGTACCGCCAGCGTCGACCTGCCGTATTGCGACGGCTCCGCGACGCAACTGGCCCGGCTGGTGGAACCACTGCTCGGCGCAGCGCCCGCCGCAGATCCGGTCGTGGCGGCGTCGTTCGCCGCGGGCCCGGGGCATACGGCTCTCACGTGCGGGGGCGATGCTGCCGAGATCGCGTCGGAACTGCGCCGGATCGGCGTGGAATCCGAGTCCGCGCGGCTCATCGGCCGCGCCTTCGCCACCTGCGTGCGGGCCTGTGAATTCACCCTGCATGTCGGTGAGCGGCGGCTACCGGTGACGGTCGCGGTGATCGACGGCGCCCCGGGCCGGATCGTCGCACTGTCGGCGAACGACGGACCCGGTGGGGACGGATGGATCGCGATCGCGGAGGGCACCGCCCACCGTATCGGCAAGGCGCTGCGGCGCGCCTGCGAAGAACTTCCCGGTGGCGGCTGGATGCCGTAG
- a CDS encoding PE family protein: MSDSRLSMAPQEVRDVARGIERIVEDLRGAQERFAAHAEPAATGRDEVSTAVARTTSEIGVAQRALGETAVTDLRVLGEALTRHADTVQRQDSDLADTVRLEI; encoded by the coding sequence ATGAGCGACAGCAGACTCAGCATGGCGCCGCAGGAGGTCCGTGACGTGGCGCGGGGCATCGAGCGGATCGTCGAAGACCTGCGCGGTGCGCAGGAGCGGTTCGCAGCGCATGCCGAGCCCGCCGCCACCGGGCGTGACGAGGTCTCGACCGCGGTGGCGCGCACGACATCCGAGATAGGGGTGGCGCAGCGCGCGCTCGGCGAGACCGCCGTGACCGACCTGCGGGTGCTCGGTGAGGCACTCACGCGCCACGCGGATACGGTGCAGCGGCAGGACTCCGACCTCGCCGACACGGTGCGCCTGGAGATCTGA
- a CDS encoding type VII secretion-associated protein, translating into MIGLGDPERIVIDCAGDDWYIHGVDGAVRTISAPADVAEFVAPAESVRRWTGWLSEAVSGGPPVRGWTVLAPSVFGAPRRGIVATATAALGADATVIARAEALVRSRGVLYCRRALVVECRAPVAQAHVLDLVDGHWRAVAAASHPDPATAARAVLDDDVDQALIDAPPDIEAVVREALAAAGLWRVVRIDPTASEPLLTRPAREPGPEPDPGEPERNHRGALRIGVAVAGVVGVAAAAVACLPTGAPSTPERPVNPPEAFQQVAFDGTVVDLPRGWTITEPARGRRVAEAGDGRRVTVVHTRLRAPTDRATVAAELRTALDRRDDQRISDLDPAGTVAGRDVIGYRERLAADRIVDWYVVVADDAQLSVGCEAGRTAAPLAGPCERAVRSVRADPSDSPDSSGARPGSGLR; encoded by the coding sequence ATGATCGGGTTGGGGGACCCGGAGCGCATCGTCATCGACTGCGCGGGGGACGACTGGTACATCCACGGGGTCGACGGTGCCGTGCGCACGATCAGCGCGCCCGCCGACGTGGCCGAATTCGTCGCGCCCGCCGAGTCCGTGCGCCGGTGGACCGGATGGTTGTCCGAAGCGGTGTCCGGCGGACCTCCGGTGCGGGGCTGGACGGTCCTCGCACCGAGCGTCTTCGGTGCGCCCCGACGGGGCATCGTGGCGACGGCGACCGCGGCGCTCGGTGCGGATGCGACCGTCATCGCCCGCGCGGAGGCGCTGGTCCGTTCCAGAGGCGTGCTGTACTGCCGCCGCGCCCTCGTCGTGGAGTGTCGCGCTCCGGTGGCACAGGCACACGTCCTCGACCTCGTCGATGGGCACTGGCGCGCCGTCGCCGCGGCCTCCCACCCCGACCCCGCGACCGCGGCCCGGGCGGTGCTCGACGACGATGTCGATCAGGCCCTCATCGATGCTCCGCCGGATATCGAGGCGGTGGTGCGCGAGGCCCTTGCGGCAGCGGGTCTTTGGCGGGTGGTGCGGATCGACCCTACCGCCTCGGAGCCGCTCCTCACCCGGCCGGCACGGGAGCCCGGGCCCGAGCCGGACCCGGGCGAGCCGGAGCGGAACCACCGCGGCGCCTTGCGGATCGGCGTCGCGGTCGCCGGTGTGGTCGGTGTCGCCGCCGCTGCTGTCGCCTGTCTGCCCACCGGTGCGCCGAGCACACCCGAACGGCCGGTGAACCCGCCGGAGGCCTTCCAGCAGGTCGCCTTCGACGGCACCGTCGTCGACCTGCCCCGCGGCTGGACCATCACCGAACCCGCGCGCGGGCGCCGCGTTGCCGAAGCCGGCGACGGCCGCCGGGTCACGGTGGTCCATACCCGGCTGCGCGCGCCCACCGATCGCGCGACGGTGGCAGCTGAATTGCGCACCGCACTCGATCGTCGTGACGATCAGCGGATCTCGGATCTGGATCCGGCGGGTACCGTCGCCGGTCGTGACGTGATCGGCTATCGCGAGCGGCTCGCCGCCGACCGGATCGTGGACTGGTACGTCGTCGTCGCCGACGATGCGCAGCTCAGTGTGGGGTGCGAAGCGGGGCGCACGGCCGCGCCACTGGCCGGTCCGTGCGAGCGCGCGGTCAGGTCCGTGCGCGCGGATCCGAGCGATTCGCCCGATTCGTCCGGCGCGCGCCCCGGATCGGGGTTACGGTGA
- the rplQ gene encoding 50S ribosomal protein L17, giving the protein MPRPTKGARMGGSASHQKHILANLATALFEHGRIETTESRAKRLRPYAEKLISHAKHGKLANRREVMKEIRNKDVVHVLFAEIAPAVADRQGGYTRIIKTENRKGDNAPMAVIEIVTEQLAATEASRATRVAASQAAAKSAAVEAEEITESAKGSEADASEASDLPAGAHAPLEDPNEAPEGFPIKGNADSKLYHKPGTRFFDSTVAEIWFADDAAAEAAGYSLPKSQQTDSE; this is encoded by the coding sequence ATGCCTAGGCCCACTAAGGGCGCCCGCATGGGCGGCTCGGCCTCGCACCAGAAGCACATTCTGGCGAACCTCGCGACCGCGCTCTTCGAGCACGGCCGCATCGAGACCACCGAGTCCCGCGCCAAGCGCCTGCGTCCCTACGCGGAGAAGCTGATCAGCCATGCCAAGCACGGCAAGCTGGCCAACCGCCGCGAGGTCATGAAGGAGATCCGCAACAAGGACGTCGTGCACGTGCTGTTCGCGGAGATCGCTCCGGCCGTCGCCGACCGTCAGGGCGGCTACACCCGGATCATCAAGACCGAGAACCGCAAGGGCGACAACGCCCCCATGGCCGTCATCGAGATCGTGACCGAGCAGCTCGCCGCCACCGAGGCGTCGCGTGCCACCCGCGTCGCCGCCTCGCAGGCAGCCGCCAAGTCCGCCGCCGTCGAGGCGGAGGAGATCACGGAGTCCGCGAAGGGCTCGGAGGCTGACGCTTCCGAGGCTTCGGATCTGCCGGCCGGTGCGCATGCGCCGCTGGAGGATCCGAACGAGGCTCCCGAAGGCTTCCCGATCAAGGGCAACGCCGATTCGAAGCTGTACCACAAGCCGGGTACCCGGTTCTTCGACTCGACGGTCGCCGAGATCTGGTTCGCCGACGACGCCGCCGCCGAGGCCGCCGGTTACTCGCTGCCCAAGTCGCAGCAGACCGACTCGGAGTAA